One region of Gymnogyps californianus isolate 813 chromosome 28, ASM1813914v2, whole genome shotgun sequence genomic DNA includes:
- the GJC1 gene encoding gap junction gamma-1 protein has protein sequence MSWSFLTRLLEEIHNHSTFVGKIWLTALIVFRIVLTAVGGESIYYDEQSKFVCNTEQPGCENVCYDAFAPLSHVRFWVFQIILVATPSVMYLGYAIHKIARMVEHSEADRRIRSKSFSMRWKQHRGLEETEEDHEEDPMMYPEIELESERENKEQQAPAKAKHDGRRRIREDGLMKIYVLQLLARTTFEIGFLVGQYFLYGFEVSPIFVCSRKPCPHKIDCFISRPTEKTIFLLIMYGVSCMCLLLNVWEMLHLGFGTIRDTLNNKRKELEDSGTYNYPFTWNTPSAPPGYNIAVKPEQMQYTELSNAKMAYKQNKANIAQEQQYGSNEENIPADLENLQREIKVAQERLDLAIQAYNNQNNPGSSREKKSKAGSNKSSASSKSGDGKNSVWI, from the coding sequence ATGAGTTGGAGTTTTCTGACCCGTCTGTTAGAGGAGATCCACAATCACTCAACCTTTGTTGGCAAAATCTGGCTGACAGCGTTGATTGTATTTCGGATTGTCCTGACTGCTGTGGGAGGAGAATCCATTTATTACGATGAACAAAGCAAGTTTGTGTGCAACACGGAGCAGCCCGGCTGCGAGAATGTTTGTTACGATGCTTTTGCTCCTCTTTCGCATGTGAGGTTTTGGGTCTTTCAGATCATTCTTGTTGCCACTCCATCTGTGATGTATTTAGGCTACGCAATTCATAAAATTGCCCGGATGGTGGAACACAGCGAAGCCGACAGAAGAATCAGAAGCAAAAGCTTTTCCATGCGCTGGAAACAACACCGTGGCTTAGAGGAAACTGAGGAGGACCATGAGGAAGACCCGATGATGTACCCAGAAATAGAGTTGGAAAGCGAACGGGAGAATAAAGAGCAGCAGGCCCCTGCCAAAGCTAAGCATGATGGCAGGCGGCGAATCCGTGAAGACGGACTCATGAAAATTTATGTCCTGCAGCTTCTGGCGAGGACCACGTTTGAAATCGGCTTTCTCGTGGGTCAGTATTTTTTGTATGGCTTTGAGGTCAGCCCCATATTTGTGTGCAGCAGGAAGCCATGCCCGCACAAGATAGATTGTTTCATTTCAAGGCCAACCGAAAAGACCATTTTCCTGCTAATAATGTACGGGGTGAGCTGCATGTGTTTACTTTTGAATGTCTGGGAGATGCTCCATTTGGGATTTGGCACAATCCGGGACACGTTGAACAACAAGAGAAAAGAGCTGGAAGACTCTGGTACCTATAACTACCCTTTTACTTGGAATACGCCATCTGCTCCTCCTGGCTATAACATCGCGGTCAAGCCAGAGCAAATGCAATATACTGAACTGTCCAATGCCAAAATGGCCTACAAACAGAACAAAGCCAATATAGCTCAGGAACAGCAGTATGgaagcaatgaagaaaacattcctGCTGACCTGGAAAATCTGCAGAGGGAAATCAAAGTGGCTCAGGAGCGCCTGGACCTCGCAATCCAGGCTTACAACAACCAAAACAATCCCGGCAGTTCCAGAGAGAAGAAATCCAAAGCAGGCTCAAACAAAAGCAGTGCCAGTAGCAAGTCAGGAGATGGGAAGAACTCTGTCTGGATTTAG